From the genome of Longimicrobiales bacterium, one region includes:
- a CDS encoding dienelactone hydrolase family protein — MKVSRHTFWATNSSGDVSGILMRPTDATCLYVFAHGAGAGMEHSFMEAAAGQLADRGIASFRYNFPYKEAGKKPPNRPPILIETVRSAVTEASLLAPGLPLFAGGKSMGGRMASAAASREPLPGVKGLVFFGFPFHPSGRDSAERGVHLADVELPMLFLQGTRDKLANLDLLTLLLDEVTPTPTLHIVDGADHGFHVLKRSGRTDGEALAEMCDVFRDWVGEI; from the coding sequence ATGAAGGTTTCCCGCCACACCTTTTGGGCGACCAACTCCTCAGGTGACGTGTCGGGCATTCTGATGCGCCCCACCGATGCCACGTGCCTGTACGTGTTCGCACATGGTGCAGGGGCCGGCATGGAGCACTCGTTCATGGAGGCCGCAGCAGGTCAACTGGCGGACCGTGGGATCGCCTCTTTCCGATACAACTTCCCCTACAAGGAGGCAGGCAAGAAGCCTCCAAATCGTCCACCGATACTCATTGAGACCGTACGCTCTGCGGTGACGGAAGCGTCGCTCCTGGCACCGGGCCTTCCCCTGTTCGCCGGAGGCAAGTCGATGGGTGGCCGCATGGCATCTGCGGCTGCCTCAAGGGAGCCACTTCCCGGCGTGAAGGGTTTGGTGTTTTTCGGATTCCCCTTTCACCCGTCTGGGCGCGACTCGGCCGAGCGTGGAGTTCACCTCGCTGATGTCGAACTCCCCATGCTGTTCCTGCAGGGTACTCGCGACAAATTGGCGAACCTGGATCTCCTCACCCTTCTTCTCGACGAGGTGACCCCCACGCCTACCCTTCACATCGTCGATGGCGCCGATCACGGATTCCATGTCCTGAAGCGATCGGGGCGCACGGACGGCGAAGCGTTGGCGGAGATGTGCGACGTGTTTCGGGACTGGGTCGGCGAGATCTGA
- the feoB gene encoding ferrous iron transport protein B, translating into MHPPVADGATVAIAERHEPLVALVGPPNSGKTTLFNQLTGLRQKVANYPGVTVEKHVGQVRLDTNREIDLVDLPGVHGFSARTLDERVTRDVLEGKVEGIRPPDALVLIVDSTRLENQLMLVEPVLELGLPTLLVLNMCDELSERGGSVNDEALAERLGVDIARTSARSGEGVDGVRAYLAGIDTSHGPTEYVERTLSNQGRGVSLPVVDAFAARRKLVSEVVQGADFVPPGPSAMSDRLDSIFLHRVWGPLIFLGVVLLVFQSIFTWAVPLMDGIDFGISTSGEWLSTTMPDTWYRSLLVDGVWAGVGSVVIFLPQILILFLFLGILEDSGYMARAAVIADRMMFRVGLQGRAFLPLLSGYACAIPAILAARTIDDERDRMATIFVTPFMTCSARLPVYALLIAAFIPNEPILGPFFGTQAATMLGLYGLGIVAAIGTAFILKRTILKADPTSFLMELPPYRIPSLRTLALRLLDRSKIFLRRAGRVIFAVAIVLWILMQFPRTELGAPGIEESALGQIGQVIEPVIRPLGFDWRIGVGLVTSLAAREVIVGTLGTIYGVETADEEAVALQEILKRDLTRGSAIGLLVFFAFALQCMSTVAVMRRETAGWKWPILQFSYMLFLGYAGAFIAYRIF; encoded by the coding sequence TTGCACCCCCCCGTCGCTGATGGTGCGACCGTTGCGATAGCCGAGAGGCACGAGCCACTCGTTGCTCTTGTGGGTCCTCCCAATTCAGGGAAGACGACCCTCTTCAATCAGCTGACAGGGCTTCGTCAGAAGGTCGCCAACTACCCCGGCGTAACCGTCGAGAAGCACGTCGGGCAGGTACGGCTCGACACAAACCGTGAGATCGATCTGGTCGATCTTCCCGGCGTACATGGCTTCTCCGCACGAACGCTCGATGAGCGGGTCACGCGCGACGTTCTCGAAGGCAAGGTCGAGGGCATTCGTCCGCCCGATGCACTGGTCCTGATCGTGGACTCCACGCGTCTCGAGAACCAGTTGATGCTTGTCGAGCCGGTCCTGGAACTGGGACTCCCGACACTGCTCGTGCTGAACATGTGTGACGAGCTCTCAGAGCGTGGAGGCAGCGTGAACGATGAGGCGCTCGCCGAGCGTCTGGGTGTCGACATTGCCCGGACGAGCGCCCGGAGTGGGGAAGGCGTCGATGGGGTGCGTGCGTATCTCGCGGGCATCGACACGTCCCATGGCCCGACTGAGTACGTTGAGCGCACGCTCAGCAACCAGGGCCGAGGCGTTTCCCTTCCGGTTGTCGACGCGTTCGCAGCGAGAAGGAAACTCGTCAGCGAGGTGGTCCAAGGTGCGGACTTCGTGCCGCCGGGGCCTTCTGCAATGAGTGATCGTCTCGACAGCATCTTTCTACATCGTGTATGGGGCCCGCTGATATTCCTCGGCGTGGTCCTGCTCGTATTCCAGTCGATCTTCACGTGGGCGGTGCCGCTCATGGATGGCATCGACTTCGGCATCAGCACCTCGGGTGAGTGGCTATCCACAACGATGCCGGATACGTGGTACCGATCTCTCCTGGTTGATGGCGTGTGGGCCGGTGTCGGATCTGTGGTGATCTTCCTGCCCCAGATCCTCATCCTTTTCCTGTTTCTGGGCATTCTCGAGGACTCGGGCTACATGGCGAGGGCTGCTGTGATCGCCGACCGGATGATGTTCCGGGTTGGCCTTCAGGGTCGCGCCTTCCTGCCCCTGCTCTCGGGGTACGCGTGTGCGATACCGGCGATCCTGGCCGCCCGCACGATCGATGATGAACGCGATCGGATGGCCACGATCTTCGTGACTCCGTTCATGACGTGTTCGGCGCGACTCCCTGTATACGCCCTGCTCATTGCGGCCTTCATCCCCAACGAGCCCATCCTCGGGCCCTTCTTTGGCACGCAGGCGGCTACGATGCTCGGGCTCTACGGCCTCGGTATCGTCGCGGCGATCGGAACCGCCTTTATCCTCAAGCGGACGATTTTGAAGGCCGACCCGACATCGTTTCTGATGGAGCTGCCTCCGTATCGGATTCCATCGCTGCGCACCTTGGCGTTGAGATTGCTCGATCGCAGCAAGATTTTTCTACGCCGTGCCGGCCGGGTCATTTTTGCGGTCGCAATCGTATTGTGGATACTGATGCAGTTTCCGCGCACCGAGCTCGGCGCACCCGGCATCGAAGAGAGTGCGCTAGGCCAGATTGGACAGGTGATTGAGCCGGTGATCCGTCCGCTGGGTTTTGATTGGCGGATCGGCGTCGGACTCGTGACGTCTCTGGCCGCTCGCGAAGTGATTGTGGGGACGCTCGGCACGATTTACGGTGTCGAAACTGCTGACGAAGAGGCGGTCGCGCTCCAGGAGATACTCAAGCGAGATCTCACACGCGGCTCGGCGATCGGACTGCTCGTCTTCTTCGCATTCGCGCTTCAGTGCATGTCCACGGTGGCGGTGATGCGGCGTGAGACGGCGGGCTGGAAGTGGCCCATACTCCAGTTCAGCTACATGCTGTTTCTGGGGTACGCCGGAGCGTTCATAGCGTACCGGATATTCTGA
- a CDS encoding FeoA family protein, giving the protein MSYQGETRRNKSIVQALPVAKNEQDGADLRLGDIPLRQEVELVSIDLPAHLAEPLLERGVLPGCRICPVRSSPGGDPIVSVDGSLLALRRETAACLCVKILSQFQDAD; this is encoded by the coding sequence ATGTCGTATCAGGGTGAGACGAGGAGGAACAAGTCCATCGTGCAGGCATTGCCGGTCGCGAAGAACGAGCAGGACGGGGCCGATCTGAGGCTGGGGGACATCCCTCTGCGTCAGGAAGTTGAGCTCGTCAGCATCGATCTGCCGGCACACCTGGCGGAGCCGCTTCTGGAGCGTGGCGTACTGCCAGGATGCCGGATCTGCCCCGTGCGATCCTCGCCGGGCGGCGATCCAATTGTCTCGGTGGATGGATCACTCCTTGCGCTGCGACGCGAGACGGCGGCCTGCCTCTGCGTCAAAATTCTCTCGCAGTTCCAGGACGCGGACTAA
- a CDS encoding mechanosensitive ion channel, which produces MMDFEAFMAFATEAVASWAPKFVAAIAVLIFGWMFAGWVRAFARKALKKGPIDEIMIPFLSGLIHVSVIVIVAVTAMGVLGISTASFVAVLGAAGLAIALAFQGTFSNFAAGIMLLTFRPFDVGDFVEVGGGSGVVKEVGIFSCILHTADNVQIRVPNSQIFGTTIKNFSTNDTRRIDLVMGVDYGDDLGVAVRTCMDIISSDTRVLSDPAPVVAVHELGDSSVNLVVRPWVKAEDYWTTRWDLTRGLKEGLEAAGCSMPFPQRDVHMYQQS; this is translated from the coding sequence ATGATGGATTTTGAAGCATTCATGGCCTTTGCGACCGAGGCCGTGGCCTCCTGGGCCCCGAAGTTCGTGGCCGCTATAGCCGTTCTCATATTCGGGTGGATGTTCGCCGGATGGGTTCGGGCGTTTGCTCGCAAGGCGCTCAAGAAGGGTCCGATCGACGAGATCATGATTCCGTTCTTGTCGGGACTCATTCATGTGTCGGTAATCGTGATTGTGGCGGTAACCGCAATGGGGGTGCTCGGTATCAGCACGGCATCGTTTGTCGCAGTGCTCGGTGCCGCTGGTCTGGCGATCGCCCTCGCCTTCCAAGGCACGTTTTCAAATTTTGCGGCGGGCATCATGCTGCTGACCTTCCGCCCCTTCGACGTCGGCGACTTCGTGGAGGTGGGCGGTGGTTCCGGCGTAGTGAAGGAGGTGGGCATCTTCTCGTGTATCCTGCATACGGCAGACAACGTTCAGATTCGGGTGCCGAATTCGCAGATCTTCGGCACCACGATCAAGAATTTCTCAACGAACGACACTCGGCGCATCGACCTCGTCATGGGTGTGGATTACGGTGATGACCTCGGTGTAGCGGTGCGCACATGCATGGACATCATCTCCTCCGACACACGGGTGCTTTCTGATCCGGCGCCGGTTGTCGCTGTACATGAGTTGGGAGACTCCTCCGTCAATCTCGTCGTCCGGCCTTGGGTAAAGGCCGAGGACTACTGGACGACACGGTGGGATCTGACGCGAGGGCTGAAAGAAGGCCTCGAGGCTGCGGGATGCTCGATGCCGTTCCCTCAGCGCGATGTTCACATGTATCAGCAGAGCTGA